A genomic region of Elaeis guineensis isolate ETL-2024a chromosome 9, EG11, whole genome shotgun sequence contains the following coding sequences:
- the LOC105037302 gene encoding F-box/LRR-repeat protein At5g02910 isoform X1: MAGGVDRISNLPLEILEHIFFFIGVRQAVQLSVLSSRWKDLWKSMPDLYFDARDFPPTGDQNWRLFCLARRVLGLQTWRVRKLRVVIWENRHQSIPISASRWFNFAAQYHADEHSLSCLPYSSSSPISRFLGECPTIIIFGMLRSLSISSIHEPLTAFEPPSDACPLLEKLSIVGCSFDSINIAFSRLKELTLHDCSVFGGLRVATPSLESFDYRHGVSPVCELEDQPSLRHASIEIHRGNWSCDALVGVLRAIQNATSINLPLWTLEACYKQQGSFSCLPTFHNAKHVTLVASGQGNITTLIKDLQQKWPNVETLTMR, from the exons ATGGCTGGTGGTGTAGATAGAATCAGCAACCTTCCATTGGAGATCCTGGAGCACATATTTTTCTTCATCGGGGTGAGGCAAGCCGTGCAGCTGAGCGTCCTGTCTTCGAGATGGAAGGATCTGTGGAAGTCCATGCCCGATCTCTACTTCGATGCAAGGGACTTCCCTCCGACCGGCGACCAAAACTGGCGCCTTTTCTGTCTCGCGCGCAGGGTCCTGGGGCTCCAAACTTGGAGAGTACGGAAGCTTCGCGTTGTGATTTGGGAGAACAGGCATCAATCGATTCCAATATCTGCGTCCCGGTGGTTCAATTTTGCAGCGCAGTACCACGCCGATGAGCACTCCCTGTCCTGTCTTCCATACTCGTCCTCATCACCCATATCACGGTTCCTTGGTGAATGTCCTACCATTATCATCTTTGGCATGCTGCGGAGTCTCTCTATTTCCTCGATACATGAACCTCTTACTGCATTCGAACCACCTTCTGATGCTTGTCCATTGCTTGAAAAGCTTTCCATCGTCGGCTGCAGTTTTGATTCTATCAATATCGCCTTTAGCAGATTGAAGGAGTTGACGTTGCACGATTGCAGTGTCTTTGGAGGCCTCCGTGTTGCCACTCCAAGTCTCGAATCGTTTGATTACAGACATGGTGTTTCTCCTGTTTGCGAGTTGGAGGACCAGCCTTCTCTTAGACATGCTTCGATTGAGATCCACCGTGGAAACTGGAGTTGTGATGCTTTGGTTGGAGTCCTCCGAGCGATTCAAAATGCTACTTCCATAAATCTGCCTTTGTGGACCCTTGAG GCTTGCTACAAACAGCAAGGTTCATTTAGTTGCCTACCAACATTCCATAATGCAAAGCATGTGACATTGGTAGCGAGTGGTCAAGGGAATATAACAACATTGATAAAGGATCTGCAGCAGAAGTGGCCCAATGTAGAGACTCTGACAATGAGATGA
- the LOC105037302 gene encoding F-box/LRR-repeat protein At5g02910 isoform X2 gives MAGGVDRISNLPLEILEHIFFFIGVRQAVQLSVLSSRWKDLWKSMPDLYFDARDFPPTGDQNWRLFCLARRVLGLQTWRVRKLRVVIWENRHQSIPISASRWFNFAAQYHADEHSLSCLPYSSSSPISRFLGECPTIIIFGMLRSLSISSIHEPLTAFEPPSDACPLLEKLSIVGCSFDSINIAFSRLKELTLHDCSVFGGLRVATPSLESFDYRHGVSPVCELEDQPSLRHASIEIHRGNWSCDALVGVLRAIQNATSINLPLWTLEFLF, from the exons ATGGCTGGTGGTGTAGATAGAATCAGCAACCTTCCATTGGAGATCCTGGAGCACATATTTTTCTTCATCGGGGTGAGGCAAGCCGTGCAGCTGAGCGTCCTGTCTTCGAGATGGAAGGATCTGTGGAAGTCCATGCCCGATCTCTACTTCGATGCAAGGGACTTCCCTCCGACCGGCGACCAAAACTGGCGCCTTTTCTGTCTCGCGCGCAGGGTCCTGGGGCTCCAAACTTGGAGAGTACGGAAGCTTCGCGTTGTGATTTGGGAGAACAGGCATCAATCGATTCCAATATCTGCGTCCCGGTGGTTCAATTTTGCAGCGCAGTACCACGCCGATGAGCACTCCCTGTCCTGTCTTCCATACTCGTCCTCATCACCCATATCACGGTTCCTTGGTGAATGTCCTACCATTATCATCTTTGGCATGCTGCGGAGTCTCTCTATTTCCTCGATACATGAACCTCTTACTGCATTCGAACCACCTTCTGATGCTTGTCCATTGCTTGAAAAGCTTTCCATCGTCGGCTGCAGTTTTGATTCTATCAATATCGCCTTTAGCAGATTGAAGGAGTTGACGTTGCACGATTGCAGTGTCTTTGGAGGCCTCCGTGTTGCCACTCCAAGTCTCGAATCGTTTGATTACAGACATGGTGTTTCTCCTGTTTGCGAGTTGGAGGACCAGCCTTCTCTTAGACATGCTTCGATTGAGATCCACCGTGGAAACTGGAGTTGTGATGCTTTGGTTGGAGTCCTCCGAGCGATTCAAAATGCTACTTCCATAAATCTGCCTTTGTGGACCCTTGAG TTTTTATTTTGA